The following are from one region of the Arcobacter defluvii genome:
- a CDS encoding glycosyltransferase: protein MSNFLYITDQDEYSDHSFIGPLFQKYLTKHFDINTTFFSNTKENIEFEENGRIIIPKKFQNNILEELQKAGINLEKFEFVVIRNNTDLLKEVLDKKQNYNFKVGFRLSFPKRIAKLQTDEANNKKTLFDVISNKIKTFTEISLINKCDIFLPTSFQMKDDYFKDVKTRSFVIPSAIDPDNLHENIQHESSEKRFFYAGTLDKLREFEIILEAFSNINSSNYKLMISTKDPEYLEKLLEDFENLSNNIEVYNATNRDELLELIAKADVGIATLPDIALFNSSTPMKVLDYYSSAIPCIMSNNENNTSIFEDNISAWFTNFDEDSIRKKLEQIINLSKDEVAKVGQNGQNRLLSVRNYERIAADLAHQLNIL, encoded by the coding sequence ATGAGCAATTTTTTATACATTACGGATCAAGATGAATACTCTGATCATAGTTTTATTGGTCCTTTATTTCAAAAATATTTAACAAAACATTTTGATATAAATACAACTTTTTTTTCAAATACAAAAGAAAATATTGAATTTGAAGAAAATGGAAGAATAATTATTCCTAAAAAATTCCAAAATAATATTTTAGAAGAGTTACAAAAAGCTGGAATAAATCTTGAAAAGTTTGAATTTGTTGTCATAAGAAACAATACAGATTTACTAAAAGAAGTTTTGGATAAAAAACAAAACTACAACTTCAAAGTTGGATTTAGACTCTCTTTTCCAAAACGAATAGCAAAACTGCAAACAGATGAAGCTAACAATAAAAAAACACTATTTGATGTAATAAGCAATAAAATCAAAACATTTACAGAAATAAGTTTGATTAATAAATGTGATATATTTTTACCAACATCATTTCAAATGAAAGATGACTATTTTAAAGATGTAAAAACAAGAAGTTTTGTAATTCCATCAGCAATTGATCCTGATAATTTACACGAAAATATTCAGCATGAAAGTAGTGAAAAAAGATTTTTTTATGCAGGAACTTTGGATAAATTAAGAGAATTTGAAATTATTTTAGAAGCGTTTAGCAATATAAATAGTTCAAATTATAAACTTATGATTTCGACAAAAGACCCTGAATATTTAGAAAAATTACTAGAAGATTTTGAAAATTTATCTAATAATATTGAAGTTTATAATGCAACAAATAGAGATGAACTTCTTGAACTGATTGCAAAAGCTGATGTTGGGATAGCAACATTACCTGATATTGCTTTATTTAACTCTTCAACACCAATGAAAGTTTTAGATTATTATTCAAGTGCAATTCCTTGTATTATGAGTAATAATGAAAATAATACTTCAATTTTTGAAGACAACATAAGTGCTTGGTTCACAAATTTTGATGAAGATTCAATTAGAAAAAAACTTGAACAAATCATAAATTTATCAAAAGACGAAGTTGCCAAAGTAGGTCAAAATGGACAAAATCGCCTTTTATCAGTTAGAAATTATGAAAGAATTGCAGCTGATTTAGCCCACCAATTAAATATTTTATAA
- a CDS encoding YgjP-like metallopeptidase domain-containing protein: MKYLNHYPKHLQEQVQTLIEKDKLTSYIKTKYPNTHTYTNDKALYDYVMNFKNDYFKKYQVSKVMYDGKINVINNALGMHSIVSRVQGSKLKSKNEIRVATIFKNMPEEFLEMIVVHELAHFKEREHDKAFYNLCTFVMPSYHQVEFDLRVYLTHIDLFGKIY; the protein is encoded by the coding sequence ATGAAATATTTAAATCATTATCCAAAACACTTACAAGAACAAGTACAAACTTTAATAGAAAAAGATAAACTTACTTCTTATATAAAAACAAAATATCCAAATACTCACACTTATACAAACGATAAAGCTTTATATGATTATGTAATGAATTTCAAAAATGATTATTTCAAAAAATATCAAGTTTCAAAAGTAATGTATGATGGAAAAATAAATGTTATAAATAATGCACTAGGCATGCACTCAATAGTTTCAAGAGTCCAAGGTTCAAAACTAAAATCAAAAAATGAGATAAGAGTTGCAACTATTTTTAAAAATATGCCTGAAGAGTTTTTAGAAATGATAGTTGTACATGAACTTGCACACTTTAAAGAAAGAGAGCATGATAAAGCTTTTTATAATCTTTGTACATTTGTCATGCCTTCTTATCATCAAGTTGAATTTGATCTAAGAGTTTATTTAACTCATATTGATTTATTTGGAAAAATTTATTAA
- a CDS encoding dynamin family protein, with product MSANLNILKSFINEYKETYSIEEVIYEEGLVGDIKKVQNKLLDEKFFPSNQLKNILNKQIRRARYPMEVAITGQFSAGKSTFLNALLSRNILPTGITPVTSKVNFINYGEEYKLKITYYSGAQEFAPIESIADFTDQRQHEMKDIKYLTLYAPMDILKDISFVDTPGLNSQSQSDTETTRKVLRDVGGIIWLTLIDNAGKLSEAEVLEEYMQHFKNKSLCVLNQKDKLTPEQVETTTKYVSDKFSKFFAKVVPISARMALESRAQQKDILIEDEYTKIVTQFKKDLLEKNVDDLDFFENSFKDYKNKIHSIQNSDATTNTKLLEDSNIQDVLEFINNTIRPQAAEAKEFAIKKDLKGICEILVKEYETITKVYDALLEVLKSCEPKVIEHFENIHKRYSKELFNIYNSLESIMEKIAHETYKNIKRRKAFRFEESKGFLGEKIEKFSYETFWIDSDAVYKSLFYDDQTVDKMFKRSIKLLKNIELNTDDAFREGYNIIKNEVSKWQEPYELIRKHREIASDFEFSNTRHFAAKVYENVLRAYHTAILENISALRKKFAYFNGALSYSYIQTTQATIAHFEQQIFESEELYKKEPSRFAISHPREDEIVAKLKANFGFEKIEDFLTSKRNYLFKIIKYSKEQYLEINEDRIKFVTSKKEQYLDKIKDLENIKEGI from the coding sequence ATGAGTGCAAATTTAAATATCCTAAAAAGTTTTATTAACGAATATAAAGAAACTTATTCTATTGAAGAAGTTATTTATGAAGAAGGTTTAGTTGGTGATATAAAAAAGGTTCAAAATAAACTTCTTGATGAAAAGTTTTTCCCATCAAATCAGCTGAAAAATATTTTAAATAAACAAATTAGACGTGCACGTTATCCTATGGAAGTTGCAATTACTGGGCAATTTAGTGCTGGTAAATCAACATTTTTAAATGCCCTACTTTCAAGAAATATCTTACCGACAGGAATTACACCTGTAACTTCAAAAGTAAACTTTATAAACTATGGCGAAGAGTATAAACTAAAAATCACTTATTATTCAGGTGCTCAAGAATTTGCACCAATTGAAAGTATTGCTGATTTTACAGATCAAAGACAACATGAGATGAAAGACATAAAATATCTAACTCTTTATGCTCCTATGGATATTTTAAAAGATATTTCATTTGTTGATACGCCAGGATTAAACTCTCAATCTCAAAGTGATACAGAAACAACTAGAAAAGTTTTAAGAGATGTTGGTGGAATTATTTGGTTAACACTTATTGATAATGCAGGAAAACTATCAGAAGCTGAAGTTTTAGAAGAGTATATGCAACACTTCAAAAATAAATCTTTATGTGTTTTAAATCAAAAAGATAAATTAACTCCTGAACAAGTTGAAACTACAACAAAATATGTAAGTGATAAGTTTTCAAAATTCTTTGCGAAAGTTGTACCAATTTCTGCAAGGATGGCACTTGAATCAAGAGCTCAACAAAAAGATATTTTGATTGAAGATGAATATACAAAAATAGTTACTCAATTCAAAAAAGATTTACTTGAAAAAAATGTTGATGATTTAGATTTTTTTGAAAATAGTTTTAAAGATTATAAAAATAAAATTCACTCAATTCAAAACTCAGATGCAACAACAAATACAAAACTTTTAGAAGATTCAAATATTCAAGATGTATTAGAATTTATAAATAACACTATTAGACCACAAGCAGCAGAAGCTAAAGAGTTTGCTATTAAAAAAGATTTAAAAGGTATTTGTGAAATTTTAGTAAAAGAGTATGAAACAATTACAAAAGTTTATGATGCTCTACTTGAAGTGTTAAAATCTTGTGAACCAAAAGTAATTGAACACTTTGAAAATATTCATAAAAGATACTCTAAAGAATTATTTAATATTTATAATTCTTTAGAATCAATTATGGAAAAAATTGCCCACGAAACATATAAAAATATCAAACGTAGAAAAGCTTTTAGATTTGAAGAATCAAAAGGTTTTTTAGGTGAAAAAATAGAAAAATTCTCTTATGAAACTTTTTGGATTGATTCAGATGCTGTTTATAAATCACTATTTTATGATGACCAAACTGTAGATAAAATGTTCAAAAGATCAATAAAACTTCTTAAAAACATAGAATTAAATACAGATGATGCATTTAGAGAAGGTTACAATATCATAAAAAATGAAGTTTCAAAATGGCAAGAACCTTATGAATTAATAAGAAAACATAGAGAAATTGCTTCTGATTTTGAGTTCTCAAATACAAGACACTTTGCAGCTAAAGTTTATGAAAATGTGTTAAGAGCATATCATACTGCAATTTTAGAAAATATTTCAGCTTTAAGAAAAAAATTCGCATACTTTAATGGTGCTTTATCTTATTCTTACATTCAAACAACTCAAGCAACTATCGCTCACTTTGAACAACAAATATTTGAATCAGAGGAGTTATATAAAAAAGAACCTTCAAGATTTGCAATTTCACATCCAAGAGAAGATGAAATTGTGGCAAAATTAAAAGCGAATTTTGGATTTGAAAAAATTGAAGACTTTTTAACTTCAAAAAGAAACTATTTATTTAAAATTATCAAATATTCTAAAGAACAATATCTTGAAATAAATGAAGATAGAATCAAATTTGTAACATCAAAAAAAGAGCAATATCTAGATAAAATCAAAGATTTAGAAAATATTAAAGAGGGAATTTAA
- a CDS encoding dynamin family protein has translation MSLVNDYFLLYHGITFEQNLDVEPIETTINDETFTIFALIISATRKNYDKFLPLTSFKTLCQQIKVKSPSNINELNHLQHNVIETIAKNRSKQNISVLHSSFEYLKNENIINNEHYNKLLSLFEDKEFNITEDPIHNLLEEIDEENKSSFKDLKITLESLIAELKNNISNEEILKEVENTKNYLDNQKFSIGITGVMNAGKSTMLNALMGKEILGSAVVPETANLTIVKHNPTDTAKVYYWNEQEWERIIKSASQLESMKDFVDETNKIFGDNLKNYIRPVSRFDEIDIKDLSSYTSAEASGKKCNLVKYVELGSKLDFLSDGIEIVDTPGLDDPVIQREEITKEYISACDMMLHLMNVSQSATLKDVDFIIDAVLYQNISKLLIVITRADTVTKDQLNEVIKYTKSSIERQLKAQNKDSQLDYILKTIKFIPISGRMALLHRTGRAQEALDAGFRLEDTGILEIEKYLTETLFGTNSQKGELVIQSCKNQLQKIVEKQTSFYNYELKLLSKSKDELEKELEEFNKKKAVNTRIFQAMSEDINFYKNDAKSYIDSLETFLQSELIDLQTVIKQRVVSDVRYSFEKTKKRPENSRIKVIVETAIKDGIIDVIRDYRYKFIKKSQTIGEQCEQKYHDMGFTIGHKNENFDARGFFQDDFKSGFLTSNNEILVSQITEAVSKSKESKINELDREIEVLISNQFSSIDQDIKAKAKKVSNLLIESFFTTLNAPLKSFEQKLKNDEETLQNQINSFEENDKNRAQLSIDIHKNIKKLENISTTIKGLY, from the coding sequence ATGAGTTTAGTAAATGACTACTTTTTATTATATCACGGTATAACTTTTGAGCAGAATTTAGATGTTGAACCAATTGAAACAACAATAAATGATGAAACATTCACAATTTTTGCTTTAATTATAAGTGCTACAAGAAAAAATTATGATAAATTTTTACCACTTACATCTTTTAAAACATTATGTCAGCAAATAAAAGTAAAAAGTCCTTCAAATATTAATGAATTAAATCATTTGCAACATAATGTAATTGAAACTATTGCAAAAAATAGATCTAAACAAAATATATCTGTTTTACATTCATCATTTGAATACTTAAAAAATGAAAATATTATAAATAATGAACACTATAATAAATTATTATCTTTATTTGAAGATAAAGAGTTTAATATTACTGAAGATCCAATTCATAATTTATTAGAAGAGATAGATGAAGAAAACAAATCTTCATTTAAAGATTTAAAAATAACTTTAGAAAGTTTAATTGCTGAACTTAAAAATAACATATCAAATGAAGAAATATTAAAAGAAGTAGAAAATACAAAAAACTATTTAGATAATCAAAAATTCTCTATAGGAATTACTGGCGTTATGAATGCAGGTAAATCTACAATGCTAAATGCACTAATGGGAAAAGAGATTCTAGGAAGTGCTGTTGTTCCTGAAACTGCAAACTTAACTATTGTAAAGCATAATCCAACTGATACTGCAAAAGTTTATTATTGGAATGAACAAGAATGGGAAAGAATAATAAAATCAGCTTCTCAACTTGAATCTATGAAAGATTTTGTTGATGAAACAAATAAAATATTTGGAGATAATCTAAAAAACTATATAAGACCTGTTTCAAGATTTGATGAAATTGATATAAAAGATTTATCTTCTTATACATCAGCAGAAGCAAGTGGGAAAAAATGTAATCTTGTAAAATATGTAGAATTAGGTTCAAAACTTGATTTTTTAAGTGATGGTATAGAAATAGTTGATACACCAGGACTTGATGACCCTGTTATTCAAAGGGAAGAAATTACAAAAGAGTATATATCTGCTTGTGATATGATGTTACATCTTATGAACGTTTCTCAAAGTGCTACGTTGAAAGATGTTGATTTTATTATTGATGCTGTTTTATATCAAAATATTTCTAAACTTTTAATAGTAATAACAAGAGCTGATACAGTTACAAAAGACCAACTTAATGAAGTTATAAAATATACAAAATCTTCAATTGAGCGACAATTAAAAGCACAAAATAAAGACTCTCAACTTGATTATATTTTAAAAACTATCAAATTTATTCCTATTTCTGGAAGAATGGCTTTATTACATAGAACAGGACGAGCTCAAGAAGCATTAGATGCTGGATTTAGACTTGAAGATACTGGTATTTTAGAGATTGAAAAATATCTAACAGAAACACTTTTTGGAACAAACTCACAAAAAGGTGAACTTGTAATTCAATCTTGCAAAAATCAATTACAAAAAATTGTTGAAAAACAAACATCATTTTATAACTATGAATTAAAACTTTTATCAAAATCAAAAGATGAATTAGAAAAAGAATTAGAAGAATTTAATAAGAAAAAAGCTGTAAATACTAGAATTTTCCAAGCAATGAGTGAAGATATTAATTTTTATAAAAACGATGCAAAATCATATATTGATTCACTTGAAACATTTTTACAAAGTGAGCTAATTGACTTACAAACAGTTATAAAACAAAGAGTTGTAAGTGATGTTAGATACTCATTTGAAAAAACGAAAAAAAGACCTGAAAATAGTAGAATCAAAGTTATTGTTGAAACTGCTATTAAAGATGGAATTATTGATGTGATTAGAGATTATAGGTATAAATTTATCAAAAAATCTCAAACTATTGGAGAACAATGTGAACAAAAATACCATGATATGGGATTTACAATAGGACATAAAAATGAAAATTTTGATGCAAGAGGTTTTTTCCAAGATGATTTTAAATCAGGATTTTTAACTTCAAATAATGAAATTCTAGTTTCTCAAATAACTGAAGCTGTTTCAAAATCAAAAGAATCAAAAATAAATGAACTTGATAGAGAAATCGAAGTATTAATATCAAATCAATTTTCATCAATAGACCAAGATATAAAAGCTAAGGCAAAAAAAGTAAGTAATTTATTAATTGAATCATTTTTTACTACTTTAAATGCTCCATTAAAATCATTTGAACAAAAACTAAAAAATGATGAAGAAACACTTCAAAATCAAATTAATTCATTTGAAGAAAATGATAAAAATAGAGCTCAATTATCAATTGATATACATAAAAATATTAAAAAACTTGAAAATATTTCAACAACTATAAAAGGATTATACTAA
- a CDS encoding fumarate reductase iron-sulfur subunit yields MSIEKGREITISVLKFNPRSKVSKPHFVEYKLEETPGMTLFIALMKIRETMDPDLSFDFVCRAGICGSCGMVVNGKPSLACRTLIANYPTGKLQLMPMPAFELIKDLSVNTGKWMDGMSKRVESWIHNDHEVDISKLEDRIDPDVANETFELDRCIECGICVASCGTMLMRPNFVGPVGLNRVARFEVDPHDKRTAEDFYELIGDDDGIFGCMSLMACEDHCPKHLPLQNKIAYLRRKLVALR; encoded by the coding sequence ATGAGTATCGAAAAAGGTAGAGAAATAACTATATCAGTTCTTAAATTTAATCCAAGAAGTAAGGTTTCAAAACCTCACTTTGTTGAATATAAATTAGAAGAAACTCCAGGTATGACTCTTTTCATTGCTTTAATGAAAATTAGAGAAACAATGGATCCAGATTTATCTTTTGACTTCGTTTGTAGAGCAGGTATTTGTGGTTCTTGTGGTATGGTTGTAAATGGAAAACCATCATTAGCTTGTAGAACATTAATTGCAAATTATCCAACTGGAAAACTACAATTAATGCCTATGCCTGCATTTGAATTAATTAAAGATTTATCTGTAAACACAGGTAAATGGATGGATGGAATGTCTAAAAGAGTTGAGTCATGGATTCATAATGACCACGAAGTAGATATTTCTAAATTAGAAGATAGAATTGATCCAGATGTTGCAAATGAAACATTCGAATTAGATAGATGTATTGAGTGTGGTATTTGTGTTGCTTCTTGTGGAACAATGCTTATGAGACCAAACTTTGTTGGACCTGTTGGATTAAACAGAGTTGCAAGATTTGAAGTTGACCCACATGATAAAAGAACAGCGGAAGATTTCTATGAATTAATCGGTGATGATGATGGAATTTTTGGTTGTATGTCTTTAATGGCTTGTGAAGACCATTGTCCAAAACACTTACCATTACAAAACAAAATCGCTTACTTAAGAAGAAAATTAGTAGCACTTAGATAA
- a CDS encoding fumarate reductase flavoprotein subunit encodes MKINYCDALVIGGGLAGLRAAVAAQKKGLSTIVLSLVPVKRSHSAAAQGGMQASLGNSKMSDGDNEDLHFADTVKGSDWGCDQEVARMFVHTAPKAIRELASWGVPWSRVKAGSREAVINAKKTTITEEEDRHGLITSRDFGGTKKWRTCYTADATGHTMLFGVANEALRNNVDIRDRKEALSIIHEDGRCYGAVVRDLITGELEAYVAKGTCIATGGYGRVFKQTTNAVICEGIGAAIALETGIATLGNMEAVQFHPTPIVPSGILLTEGCRGDGGILRDVDGHRFMPDYEPEKKELASRDVVSRRMIEHIRNGKGVPSPYGYHVWLDISILGREHIEKNLRDVQEICMIFNGIDPADEGKKGWAPVLPMQHYSMGGIRTKPTGESQKLAGLFACGEASCWDMHGFNRLGGNSVSETVVAGMIIGNYFADYCLSNDVNIPTATVQKFLDKQNKYIDEILSYNGNEDIFKIKNRMQNLMDEKVGIFRDGPHLEEAVNELEDLLKKTKHINVKSKERVGNPELEEAYRVPRMLKVALCVAKGALERTESRGAHYREDYLKRDDANWLNRTLTSWPDENQTLPTISYEPLDIMSMELPPAFRGYGAKGMIIENELSAKRQAEVDEVTEKMQAEGKDRHEIQHALMPFDLPMNYKEKNERAGDL; translated from the coding sequence ATGAAAATTAATTACTGTGATGCGTTAGTAATTGGTGGTGGATTAGCAGGGTTAAGAGCTGCTGTTGCTGCACAAAAAAAAGGTTTAAGTACAATAGTTTTATCTTTAGTACCTGTTAAAAGATCACACTCTGCTGCTGCTCAAGGTGGTATGCAAGCTTCATTAGGTAACTCAAAAATGTCTGATGGTGATAATGAAGATTTACACTTTGCTGATACTGTTAAAGGTTCTGACTGGGGATGTGATCAAGAAGTTGCTAGAATGTTCGTTCACACTGCACCAAAAGCTATTAGAGAATTAGCATCTTGGGGGGTTCCTTGGTCAAGAGTAAAAGCTGGTTCAAGAGAAGCAGTTATTAATGCTAAAAAAACGACTATTACAGAAGAAGAAGATAGACATGGTTTAATTACATCAAGAGACTTTGGTGGAACTAAAAAATGGAGAACTTGTTATACAGCAGATGCAACTGGACATACAATGTTATTTGGTGTTGCAAATGAAGCATTAAGAAATAATGTTGACATTAGAGATAGAAAAGAAGCTTTATCAATCATTCATGAAGATGGAAGATGTTATGGAGCTGTTGTTAGAGATTTAATTACTGGTGAATTAGAAGCTTATGTTGCAAAAGGTACATGTATTGCAACAGGTGGATATGGAAGAGTATTTAAACAAACTACAAATGCTGTAATTTGTGAAGGTATTGGAGCTGCAATTGCACTTGAGACTGGAATTGCAACTTTAGGAAATATGGAAGCTGTTCAATTTCACCCAACACCAATCGTACCATCAGGTATCTTATTAACTGAAGGTTGTAGAGGAGATGGTGGTATCTTAAGAGATGTTGATGGTCACAGATTTATGCCAGATTATGAACCAGAGAAAAAAGAACTAGCTTCAAGAGACGTTGTTTCAAGAAGAATGATTGAGCATATTAGAAATGGAAAAGGTGTTCCTTCTCCTTATGGATACCACGTATGGTTAGATATTTCTATTCTAGGAAGAGAGCATATTGAGAAAAATTTAAGAGACGTACAAGAAATTTGTATGATTTTCAACGGTATAGATCCAGCTGATGAAGGTAAAAAAGGATGGGCACCAGTTCTTCCTATGCAACACTACTCAATGGGTGGAATTAGAACTAAACCAACTGGTGAATCACAAAAATTAGCAGGATTATTTGCTTGTGGTGAAGCTTCTTGTTGGGATATGCATGGATTTAATAGACTTGGAGGGAACTCTGTTTCTGAAACAGTTGTTGCAGGTATGATTATTGGTAACTATTTTGCTGATTATTGTTTATCTAATGATGTTAATATTCCAACAGCAACGGTTCAAAAATTCTTAGATAAACAAAATAAATACATTGATGAAATTTTATCTTATAATGGAAATGAAGATATTTTCAAAATCAAAAATAGAATGCAAAACTTAATGGATGAAAAAGTTGGTATCTTTAGAGATGGTCCACACTTAGAAGAAGCTGTTAATGAGCTTGAAGATTTATTGAAAAAAACAAAACATATTAATGTTAAATCTAAAGAAAGAGTTGGAAATCCAGAATTAGAAGAAGCATATAGAGTACCAAGAATGTTAAAAGTTGCTCTTTGTGTTGCTAAAGGTGCATTAGAAAGAACTGAATCTAGAGGTGCACACTATAGAGAAGATTATTTAAAAAGAGATGATGCTAACTGGTTAAACAGAACATTAACTTCTTGGCCTGATGAAAATCAAACTCTTCCAACTATTTCATACGAACCATTAGATATTATGTCAATGGAATTACCACCTGCATTTAGAGGTTATGGTGCAAAAGGTATGATTATTGAAAATGAATTATCTGCAAAAAGACAAGCAGAAGTTGATGAAGTTACTGAAAAAATGCAAGCAGAAGGTAAAGATAGACATGAAATTCAACATGCATTGATGCCATTTGACTTACCAATGAATTATAAAGAGAAAAACGAAAGAGCAGGAGATTTATAA
- a CDS encoding fumarate reductase cytochrome b subunit: MSDLIEGYLGKTVEGKKSRLPAKLDFIQSFTGGFLALFMWAHMLLVASILVSKDFMYTVTKLLEGSFIFEGGNPLLVSLVAAVIFVIFIVHAALGMRKLPGNFKQFQVMKAHAKSMGHDDTKLWFTQAFTGFAMFFLGSVHIYVILTHSDKIGPMASSDRVWSEYMWPLYILLLLAVEFHGTIGLYRLCVKWGWFDGENPKATRKALKKVKWALTVFFLVLGFASLAAYMKIGMENAKNGTVGERYQPTAKVIEFNITNKSVGRIA, translated from the coding sequence ATGAGTGACCTAATAGAAGGTTATTTAGGGAAAACAGTTGAAGGAAAGAAAAGTAGATTACCAGCTAAACTTGATTTTATTCAAAGTTTTACTGGTGGTTTCTTAGCTTTATTTATGTGGGCACATATGTTGTTAGTTGCTTCGATATTAGTATCGAAAGATTTTATGTACACTGTAACAAAACTTTTGGAAGGAAGTTTTATTTTTGAGGGAGGAAATCCTTTATTAGTTTCTTTAGTTGCAGCAGTAATATTTGTAATTTTTATAGTACATGCTGCTCTTGGTATGAGAAAATTACCTGGTAATTTCAAACAATTTCAAGTAATGAAAGCTCATGCAAAAAGTATGGGACATGATGATACAAAACTTTGGTTTACACAAGCCTTCACTGGTTTTGCTATGTTCTTCTTAGGATCTGTACATATTTATGTAATCTTAACGCATTCTGATAAAATTGGACCAATGGCTAGTTCAGATAGAGTATGGTCTGAATATATGTGGCCTTTATATATCTTATTATTATTAGCTGTTGAATTCCATGGAACAATTGGTCTTTATAGATTATGTGTTAAATGGGGATGGTTTGATGGTGAAAATCCAAAAGCAACAAGAAAAGCACTTAAAAAAGTTAAATGGGCTTTAACAGTATTCTTCTTAGTATTAGGATTCGCTTCACTTGCAGCTTATATGAAAATTGGTATGGAAAATGCTAAAAATGGAACAGTTGGAGAAAGATATCAACCAACTGCTAAAGTGATAGAATTTAATATAACAAATAAAAGTGTTGGGAGAATTGCATAA